GCTTTCCAGATTGAAAACAAGGGTTTGTTCATTAAAACCCTGAGGATGGGGCAAACACACTTCATCCTTATTGACGTTTGATGTGGGCACATCACATTGATTGATATGCGCTGTCGGTATCTTATGAATGTAAAGCAGGAGCAATATGGTCATTCAAGAGAGCCATCCATTGTTATTCTCTGGCCCGTcccacacacactaatgtgATGTGACAGTGTTTGAGGCAGCGACAACTGAAAGTGACACCGCTTCATAGTCAATAAAATCAGGGCAATAACTCGCTAATTGTTCACATCTGAccttcaaatacattttgttttacatgtaTGTTGTTATGACAGTACTATACACAAGAAAAATTGCTACTGTAATTCTTCATACgacaaaaaatacacaaatataatacaaaaaccCCGGCTGCTGCCCTGAGgctaaaaaagaaagacaaattgGATTTCTTGCGTCCGAATTTAACTAAATCTATTGTTTCCTGATTTATAATGAAGGTTACTACCAGAATCAGTGAAACTGAAGTTTTTAAGAATAACTATTGCATTATAAAAAGGCATTTTTCTATTCGTCGCTTTCCCACAACCACTAGCAGTTTCCGATTAATCCCATTGTTTGAAAACAGATAATAAGTTACTATTTCATTTCGGCATTTCTCTGTGTACATATTGTCCAACAGTTGATACATATTGAATCATGTCGACCTGTGGGGACATGTGTATGTACTTATGCACAGAAACACCCAGATCTAGCCTGGTGGCAGGTTAATGGGACTGTTGTGGTTTCAGTGGGAGGTGCTCTATTATTTCTTTTGGAGGTTTGTGGTTGTGCTCTTCTCTCTGGCCGTCAACGATCGCCTCTTCCTGCTGGACGAGGCTCCCACAGGTCGGATCTTCATCTCGGTGAAGTCGAGGGACACCAGGTGGCCCTTCCACGGCTCCCAGTTCACTCCCTGACCGCAGCACAGCAGATTGAGCGAGAAGGAGATGGAAGAGGGAAACGCAAATAGGTTAGAGGGTGATGTTGGAGTGATGCGAGGGAcgggagagaggaaatgagggaGACAAGAAAAGGATGCGAGGCAGAGTCACAGAAGAGGCAGGCGGcagtgacagacaggcagaatGGTAAACACGAATAAACACCAGCCTCTGGCTTCATTTCATGTGAGCACAAACTTGTTTTGACTGTTATTGCATTTTGCTGACAAACATTGCGGGAGACATCTGCAGCGGCAATATTATGGATGAAATCTCGACGAGAGCGCAGAAATCCTCTGGCTTTTTCTTCAGTATCAGACTCCGTTAGACATAATAGCTGTTGTTGTTACGCTATCAGTCTGGCAAAAACACTTATGCTTTATAGCTGgtgtgagaaatgtgttttcttatcATTGCTGATGGATTGAGGTCATTTCTGCTTCATCTCGACAATCCAAAACAACTAAGATTGGGTTGGGGCGGAGTTTTCTATGATTGCTGACCACGGGAACAGCCTCCCGGTCAGCACCCTTTTTGCAGCATGTTTTGAAAGAGCTCTAAATAACATGTTGGTTAGTTGTGAAGCAGTTAGTTGTGAGTGGCAGTCGTACAACTATTAACTGCCTTTCCTTTAgcacaatgaaaaacaaagagaagaaaagtgtAAAAACTCCTCTTTAAAACCTTCAATGACAATCAAATTAGATTTTTCACATTGACATTTTGCGGCGAAGAATATAACAGTTTTGAGATCCACTTATTATTCTCGGACTAAAGTCCCCCAGTATTAATAAAGCAGATTAAAACTTTGCAAGTTGGAGAATGAAATAATTCACTGGCAGGGACGGAGTGAAGGCATGATGTCTGACAGTCTACAGCCTTATCTGGATAAGTCAGTATAAGTCATCACAGAATACGGTCAGGGCCCCTTTAAGCCCTGAAGTGAGTGGGTGTGTAGAAGCCCTTATTCACGAGTTCGTAATCCTATTTCAATAGGATGAGTGTGTTTTCATGCCCTTTGagctgtgactgtgtgtcttGTTGTAACTCTGGATGCTGAATCTCCCGTCCACATAACAAATACACTTGGTTATGAATAAAGAAACATTGACCGTGACCTTGATGTTAAACCACCAAGAGCTTTTATGTTTGTAGTATTGTGATTTAACTCACTTGTAACAATTGTCTGCATGTGGATACAAATACCTGAGTACTGGGTGCACCACTCTAATAGCTAtcctgttgtgtgtttttaccttTCTGTTCTTTATAATACTCTTTTTAAAGCCACATTGGAAGATCCACAACAATATGACAGGATAGCACTCAATGACCATTATGCATGATCCAATGCCGCGCTGAATCACTCTCACTTACCAAACTGTGCCTGTTGTCTCCCCACTTTCCATTGATGTTGGCAAGATGACAGTTTTTGTACCACCAGGCGCCACGGTGGACCAGGGCACAGTTACCCAGGGCGAtgtcattatcattatcaacaGTAGTCCACGGTCGGCCTTGGTGGTAGGTCATAGCGTCACCTGGGATcatcaataataatgaacaataaTTATCTGTAGACTTTCAATGTTAGAAACTCTACAGAACAGTCTGTGagaagaaatgtaataaaaagccAAACAGAGAGATCCAGTGTATGCTGTTTCAGAACACTGTGTAATGTTTAGACCCAACGTCCCTCTTGCTGTATCTTTCTGACTTCAAAGCCCACTGAAACCCTGCCTTATTCTTACCTTTAAAACTCCAGCCCATAACTGACTGGATACAAGTTTCTCAAACAAATACTCCACCTACTGTTGGTGTGTATTGGCTTCCTCAGAACCCCACACACTGATGGGTGGGGTGGCTACTGCTTGAAACCCCTGTATTCCCACTGGTCTGTCTCATTGCCATCCATgccctctcttcatctctatAACTCTTTTTATTTGAGTTGAGTGTCAGAGAGTATGTATGTTTGTAGAACATGGTGTCCATTGTGTTGCTGGTAGTGGCAAAAAAGAAACGATTCCAGGAGCAAAAGGCTCACCTGCAGTTCCACTGTATTTGCCGATAGTGATTTTGAACTTCTGCTTGACCGGTGCGATCTTAAAGTTGTCGTACACAGCATAGGCTCTCTCAGCACCCACTCCCAGGTCAAACCTCAGCTCATACTGAGTAGGAGTGTTGGTGAGCTCATATATCTTATCCAGACCTGAGGGAACAGCCAGACAGAGAATGGGAAAAAGCACAAAGGAATAATCCAATACTGTTCATATGCGCATTCTCCGATGTCCGCAGATAATCAGTGCTCACCAATCCAGAACTCCTCTGTCATGTTGCCAAACCCTGCTATGTACTGTCTCCAGCGCTTCATAAAGTCCAGTTTGCCCGAGGTACGTCGTTGGAGCACCTGAAAGCAGCGAGCAACACAAATGTTTCAAACTATCTGCTTCGGGAAGTGGTTACCATCTACACCACCGAATTCTATCTATCAGTCTATCTACTATCATTCACTGGATACGCCACCTAATTTGGTTAGTATTTCCATAAAGTCAGATTAAGACTCAGAGTAAAAAAGAATAGTCCAAATAGAAGCATCAGAGGTCCAGATATTGTGACTTTTAGCACTTTAATCACTGGGTCCTACATTACCGATAAGGCAACTCAATTGCATATGGAGATAATAGATCAGGATCATTTTTTAGACTTTGCTAAGCCAAAGTAGACAAATACAACTTTTTTCAGAGGCTGTGTGACATCGGTGAAATGCTCCTTTAATATTTACTAGCATAAATTCTGCCCACAAAgcagtaaatacatatttatcacaaaaataaacaatacaattcTGAAGCCTTATTTTGATATGTGCAGTTTCATCAGTGGTTCATACCAGCCAGCCGCCTCCATCAGTCTCCATGTCACAGTAAGCCTCGATTGGTTTGGAGCGGTCGTTGTTAATATAGACGGTGTAGACTCCACTCTTCTTATTGCCATTCTTCATGATCTGAATGCAGTCCATGGGGAAGGGGTACAGGAGGCCAACTAGGGAAGAGGTGTGACCGCATTattcatgttcatttaatactcatgatgggatgttacaGCGCAGAATAACATGTCACACAAACTGACATGAATCCGAGCAAAGAGCATCATAGACGTAAAAGCGCAGTGACTCAGTAGACAGTATTGCACAGACCTGTTCTGAAGATGGTCTCCACCACCTcgctcctcttgtttcccctgTAGGCAGCGATGCTGACGATATAACTCTTCCCCGTCTCCAAACTGGATACAGCAAAACGGCTCTGGGGGGCATCAAGCTGCTTTTCGACCGTCTGGACGAAAAGCAACAATAATTGCAGTTAACCTTACTGAACACATGATGACGTGGTATTGAGCTTCAATTAGAGACAGGCTCCCGTCTCTAGCGGGCTCCTAAATCTTCATATAAAATCGAAAGAGTGTCAAGTAAAAGAACAATCGCCTCATCCATAAACTCAAAAGTAGATTAATTTTATTTCTGACCACAAGGGGTCAGCATTTAACAGAGCTTCAGCTATGCTGGTGCCTCAGCCTATTTCAAGCAGTGAAGAAACCTCCAAATGGTATTTGTATGCTTGAAGAGACAAATACAGGATTTAGTTCAATATTCCCATTTGGCCACAGGATATCAAAGGAACTGTCGCTCTCTTTTTACCCAATGCAGAATAAACAAGGCTTTATCATCCTCCAACACAGTCAAATTTAGTTATTTCATTATGCGGGTGCATTCTTTGTAAATGTAACAGGTAAACAAAAAGTGTAATACCTTAGTCGTCGCACGTATGAATACATTTCGGTGTGGAGGGAGTTTATCTTTTTGTGGTTAGAAAATATGGCCAATCACCTCCATGTTGCCGTTCTCATCGCTGTAGACGAGAACGTAACCCTCGATGTCAGCAAGAGGAGGAACCCAGGTCAATAAAGCAGACTCCAGAGTCACATCTGTCGCCTTCAGCTCCTTCGGGGCATCAATGTCTGTGAATTGGAGTGCAAATCAGAATGGATTACAGCGCAGGAATATGGAGTATACTGTCTATTCATTAATACACCTTTACAACTCAGGTCTGTATTTGGTAAGCAGAGGGTGTTTAATGCTGTTTACTTGAGTTTCTCCAATAAAACTAGAGAAGATAATAATTTCTTCATGAAAAGGGTCTCTTAAATTAAACATTGGTGcttcagaaaataaaagtgtttctcACACTCAAAAGTGTTTCCTAAGAATAACACATTGTTGTGCAGTATTAATCCCTCTGTATTCCCTTTCTCTACCTCAATGACAAGTGCAACATAAATGTACCTAACACTGTAGCTTTTCAGCCTCTCTCCACCTGAAGCGCAACACCACTGATGACTACCAGCCACCTGCAAACTGACAATTTGCCTGTGCAGATAAACTGACGCTTATTCCTCTACCTTGCTTTGGAGGTTTGACCTGAAACACACGCTGAAATAATTTGTCTGACACAAAAATGCCTGCTGTAACTGTGGCAGCTTTAACCTCCCATGGCTCAAGACATTCGAGGAAGCGCATGGCACCATGACTTAGAAAATCCGCTCACGCTATCTGTTATGTATTCAAGTCAAGACTGCTACTTTCATTCCTCTTCTAGTACAAAAAAAAGCCTTCTGTTTTTATGCAGGATCCATCCTATTCTATTTTACAAACACGGGGAAATAATGTGACCCCTTTTTTGGTAATTAAATTGTAATGGGACTGTGAACAGTCACAACGTTACTATGTCAACAGTGGAAACAATAATGCTGAAAAGGTCTGTATAACACACTGCTGTCGATTTGAGACTGTTTAAACAGAAATATTAATGGTGCTTGTTACTAGGTCCAATAAAATCCCAAATGTAATAACACATGCTTTTATGTGTCTCCAGGTGATATTGTCCGACACAATGGCTTCCCTATCTGAACCCAGCGCCACGTTGGCCGGTGCTTACTGAAGTTTCTAATGAGTTACGACGAGACAAGTTTATAATCCAAAACTGCCATTTGCTGCCTAATTGAAAAAGAGTCAGCTTTCACTTGAAGCTCCCAGGTGATTTTACACATCATCTGGCTCACACAAAGATAACCCTGTTGTAACCCATTCACCAGGTGCTGCCGCTGCTATTTAAACCCCACACTAAGTTACCAGGACTATGGGATGCATTTCCGGCCAGAGCAGGAGTTTGGGTGCTCCGTGGTAGTACAGGTTTATTAAATCAGAGGTCACGGGGATTAAGAATGGCTGGATTTCTGTTTTGTGTGCACATTATTCAAACGTATcatcattataaaataaataaataatacatatcaGCAGCTTACATTGATACACTGTCTTAAAAGGCACAAGTTACTGCACGTTTTCAACAACGTCCAACAGGTCTCACGCATGATGAAAGCACCACAGGTAACTTCTCTGTACCGACGATAAAACCCAGATGTATTCCCGACCTCTGATACTTCACTGGACCCCTGTAAATACCAGTGTATCCGAATACCAGTATCCAGTATTGTCCCACCAAACAACATTTGAGTAAAACATCAGTAAAATACACTTACAAACTGACCAATTCAATGCTTTTTTCAGCATAAATTAAAATAACGTGATTTCTTATCAACTGTATAGGGATGACATCTCATTAGTTAATTTCCTCTTCATCTAAAAGGCTACAATGTTCCCTCACCTTTGCACAACTCCTGTTACTGCTTCTGGAGTATAACTAATATTCCCCCAAACTAGGACCACATCTAGCACATCTTTGCTGACAAGACATTCTTACCTGCATTCTCAGACTTAGGCCGTGGTTTTTGACAGTAAAAGAACAATGAATTCTTTGTTTATACAAAGAAACCGGGAACTTTATTTTCTGAAACAGCTTTGTGCTAAGATCACAGCACTACACTAAATATTGGAGAAAGTTAGTTTGTGATAACAGCCATCGGTAAATGTATCGATATGCAGTTTTCCTTTGTGTATCAATAACGTTGAAAACAGAAATCTAGACTGCCAGAATTGTCAAAAGAATGAGCTCTTTCAATGATGTTAAATGGGGAATTGTCTTTTCAAGAGAGGAGAGCTTTATCATAACTAAAAGAAAATCCTGCCTATTCGTAGTGTATTAACCTGTCTCAGCATTTGTTGAGCTCTTCCTGCTTGCTTTGCTCCCCTTGATGGCCCAAATGTAGACAGTGTAGAGGACACCAGGCCTCAGGCCAGCCAGCATGTAAGAGGTGCTGTCAGACCGGACTGGGATCTCCCCACTAGAGCCATCAGAGGTGCTGTAGGTTAAGACGTAGCCATCAATTTCTGCCTGGACTGGATCCCATGACACGCTGAAGCTGGACTCTGTTTCATCTCGGGCTAAGAGATTAGCAGGAGCATCCAGTTCTAGAGGAAGATGTTAGTAGAGCTGGTTATTATACTACAGAGATGCAAACTACAAGAACTACTGATGCAGATGTAAAAATGTAGTGTTTCATTTCCCAACCGGAGGGGAACAGATTAAATCTTCTGGCATGCATTTGCTAaaatcattattaatatgatgGTCATTACAAGAAAAATTAGGTTTGCCTTCGCAAAAAATAAATTGGATACCCtgtgatatgtatatatatcagaTGCAATATATGCTTCGATCTTCCCACTAGCTTTGTTCCAACGCACTGCCCAAATGTAGACAATGTAAAGGAGACTTGGACAAGGCAGTAAGCTTGTAGTAGATATTATGGGATCAGAGGTGTCTTTGTGCTTGAGCTCTCATCAGAATTGTAGCCAAGCTGACGTCCATTGAATGTTTGACTGCACTTTGACTCACTGATGAAGAGTTTAGTTCAAGCACCCAGCACTGCATATGGAGTCACGGTTATAGCAAGGGCTAAGAAAACATCGCCTGGAATAAGCACAAGAGAGCCTCTGTTATTGAATGAACATCGTAGCTCAGCCAGAAATGCTCAATGTTGGGGGCAAAACCTGTTTGGCAGATGTTCTGGACTGAGCACATTCTGACTACTCGATTGTGCATCACcatgagagagaaggagcatGATCTGATGCTAAATCTAATCATATCCGTCTTTTCCCTGGTGGAGGGAGCCTGGTGCACCTGCAGCTTGCAGTGAGCAAAAGCAAAGATTGGTCAGAATATCTGGCCTTCTGGGTTGAGTGTTGGTTAAGAGACAGCTGAGCCAAAGAGCCAATCTTCAATCCATCCTTCATCTGTGGTCACAAACGTTGGGTAGTACAGCACATGCAACTGAAAGGATCATATTGTTGGATAAAAGAGGCTGAGATGAGATTCCTGAGCATGTTGGCGGACCTCAGTCTGAATGACAGAGTGAAGAGTCTTTTCCAGAGTAGCAGGTAGAGGTGTTTTGGTCACTTGGAAAGAATGGCCCTGGGCATCTTCTTATGCTCAATGCATGAGTGGCTCAGGGGAAACTGCAGGGTAGTTGCAGGACATGCTCGAGGGATTACACCTCAGAGTTGGAGTAAGTTATTGGGGAAAATGGATGTCTGGGCTGCTTTGCTCGCTGTGACCCGCATAAGAAGTTGCCAAGCAGATGGATGAAGTGATGGATTGGAAAACGTCTTTAAACAAATAAGTTAAGAGAAACCATGTGAGAAACACATTTCCCTTTTGGTGTTTACAGGAGACTTGACTTGTCAAAATAACTGTAGACGGTATTAAACTTAAACATGGCCACACACAAGAAAATGTGAGGTGAGTATTTCAAATGGGGAATGGCTAAAATGTGTCGGTTTTAACAGAAAGTGGTCGAGACCTGTCTGAGCTTGTGTTGAGATTTGCCTGCTGGCTTTGTTTCCTTTAATGGCCCAGATGTAGACAGTGTAGAAGGCCCCAGGCTTCAAACTAGTCAGCATGTAAGAGGTGCTGTCAGGCCCCACTGGGATCTCCCCACTAACGCCATCAGAGGAGTTGTAGGTTAGGATGTAGCCATCTATTTCAGCCTGGACTGGATCCCATGACACGCTGAAGCTGGACTCTGTTTCATCTCGGGCTGAGAGGTTAGCGGGAGCATCCAGTTCTAGAGGAAGATGTTAGTAGAGGATATTAATACACTACTGATGCAAACTACAGACGACAGACCAGTGAATCAACTTATCCCAAGCCCTGGTCTCATGACAGCCTGAAGCTTGATGATGTCTCATGTTTGAAAGAGCTTTGTATATGCATCTAGTTCTCATTTTGAGTTGTGGATTTTGTAATAGACACAATGGTTGAAGCTGCATCTTAAAAACAGGTGTCAGGCAAtcattgagaaaaataaaaaagtttttaaatgtattttttatcaAGCTTTTAACCCAGCATTTTGACACAAGCTGGTCAGATAAGTTAAGGCGTTGTATTTGAACAGATAGTGTGAGATTTGAGACCTGTCTCAGCTTGTGTTGAGCTCTTCCTGCTGGCTTTGCTCCCCTTGATGGCCCAAATGTAGACAGTGTGGAGGACACCAGGCCTCAGGCCAGTCAGCATGTAAGAGGTGTCAGACCCGACTGGGATTTCCTCACTTGAGCCCTCAGAAGAGCTGTAGGCTAGGACGTAGCCATCGATTTCTGCCTGGGTGTGATCCCAAGACACGCTGAAGCTGGAATCTGTTTCATCTTGTGCCAAGACGTTAGTAGGAGCATCCAGCTCTGTGTGGGGAGTTATGGTTAGTATGGACTACTAAGGACATCACTACTTCCGGTGcgacaacaaatacaaatcagtATAATGCGGTTCCCTCTTACACATAATCTTCAGTCTGTGTAAGAGGGTTGAAACGTCAAACTTGGATGGATGTGTTTTTGGTCCTTTAATTAAAACTGGTTTCTTCGTTATcaagaagaaaatatgtttctctCTTAAGGTTTTAAATCCAAGTTTGACATCATACCACATTGCTATGTAAGCAGGGCTACTATGAGTACACAATGAGCTATGTTAATTAAAGAACATGCAAACTACTGTAGCAAACAAAGGATGGTGACAGAACATTGTTGCAGTTGAGAACAATCTGAACCCATGATGTATCGTGATACAATGTCACTGCTTTGGCTTACAGGCAAACGTGTATCTTGTCTCTGCTGCTAAATACCCGATTGTTTGTATTCTCCAAAAAACGGAAAGGGAATGCCCACTCATcattacataataataacaataatatgaaTTGCTCTTTCCCATATTGCTTATGTTGTAGTTCATTGAGATCACAATTGCTCAGTTCACCAGCTATCAAAGTGAGTTTCAGGCAACTTCAGATATTTGAAGAGCAATCCCGCTGGTTGATGTATGAGTGGGGTTATTGGAGCTAACATGTCTGCTAAAAGTGTTTGGCTTCGAAAGCAACTTGGACAAACGCCAGTTGGTACTCAAAGGCTTTCTTCTTCAGCTTTTTTTTGACAGACAAAAAAGGCAAGCAGACAGCCACAGCTGCTAACCTTCACAACAGCAAAGATGAAGAGACAGGAGAACACAGGAGAACCAACATTGCTTGCTTCGGTAAAGAAGCAAAATTGGCTCCTCTCAAACTTCTTTAAGACATTCAGCCCCAGGATAAACTAAACGCCCATTAAATAAGTTGTCCAGCCTAATGAGGTCAAATTGAGTTTCTGTCTTGGCAGATAGAACAAGAGAGGTTTGTGTGATAAGagtcaaatgttttctgtgatgCTTTATCCTTCTTGCTAccacaaacaaaagacacacgagtgtgtaaaataaaacacacagagaagatCAAAGAGAAATGATTGATGCATTCTACAAAAGGGCAATTTGAGTTAAAAGTGCACAAATGAGcttaataaaatatttttaaaagttaaaatatcATTATCTCTGCTCACAGGCTGGAAAGAATGAAAGGAATGAAACACACTGCCTAGGAAACCCGAGATGTCGGAGACTCCCAGGTCAAAGCTGTTCCGGTATTGATACCAGTATCAGAAATGCCTCCGATatggaattatatatataattacctTTTTTGACCGGATTTGTTGCtgtattaaaataatttacacTTGAACTTGTTAATTTAGAAAATTATTGAACAAGTTTCTGCCATACAacttgtatataataataataataataataataataataataataataataataataataataataatatgatttaattaatttatatctATGCTACATGTTGTTTTACAAAGTTAAGAAAGCAGTGTTTAAGTCAAGCCTGATGTTGCCTCGCCATGGTCAGGAAGAAATGGTATCTGAATATCTCTAATATATAAATCTACAACTGTGCTCAAACAAAAGTATTAATAAGTTATCTCTTATGTCTAACCTTTGTATAGAGACAACCTTTGTTGCCTCTATATCAAACACCAGACCCTTTAAACTTAAAAggtcattttttacttttattgtggACCAAATCCATCGATCACTCCTGTAATGAACAAAGTGTACCTGTTTCAGCTACTGTTGAACTCTTACTGCTGACTTTGTTGCCCTTGAAGGCCCAGATGTAAACAGTGTGGAGAACTCCAGGCTTCAAGCCAAGCAGCCTGTAAGAGGTGCTGTCACGTCCTACGGGGATCTCGGCGCTGGAGCCCTCAGCAGAGGTGTAGCTCAACATGTAGCCACCTATTTCTGCCTGGACAAGATCCCATGAAACTGTCGCAGTGTCCTCTGTTACTTCAGTGGTGGTCAGGTTGGTAGGAGCATCAATGTCTGAAGAAGAAGGGAtaagagacaaataaaaaaacaaggagTCCTTGTTCTTCACTGATCCTTCCAGTCCATTCACATTGGCTGTAGAAACTCAGTTGAGAGGCAACATCTACCAGCACCCTGAAATATGGAAAACACAGTATATTGTTTGAATATTGATTGATGGTTTCACTCAAACCcgcacagcaaaacaaaaagtccCCCAAATTAAGAACAACACCACAGTGGTAAACGACTTGGTGAGGTTGAGGGGAAGATCGGGGGGTTGGGTTTAACAAATACTTATTTAAGATTAGCGAATCATGAGGTTCGGGTGAGAATGATTCCGTAGTCAAGGAAAGGGGACCTTAATCCTCATGGTTACAATAATGACCATGTGGTAAAGGCTCGGGGACGATCATGATCATGctgtaacaaaaagaaaataatactgACTGTCATTTGGAAACAAACAGCTGTCTCCCTAGTTGAAGTCTGTTGACCAATTTTGGGTATCCAATCCCTCTGCGGCTCTACATCAACACTTGACTTTGTCTCCTCTCATAACTACTACGTCCACTAGAAGGCTACAGCTCCTACAGGGCTGTGTcacctgaacacaaacacattgttgtttgATGACCAGGTTGATGCCTGTTGTTCTCCTTGGGATAAACAGTCTGAGCAAAACCGGAATGTGTTTCTACTTCAATTTCACGGAGCAGGATGAGCATAGTATGACAATAGTTTATTGTACAGTATGGGAAGAGTGAGTCTGAGTTTGGACTCGCTCTTACAAAACATCATTGAATTGGTGTGTTTGGAAGAAGCAGGTGAGGTGAGTAAAAACTAGAACCAGCCACAGCAGTTGAGGGTAAGCAATAGTCTGCAGCAGCATTTGTCAGGGAGTTATTATAAAACAATGTcgctgctgcttttctttttttaatcggCTGTCAGAGAGTTCACGCAGCAAGCTCGTTATCCATATTTGCATGGTCACCCGAagattataaataaacaaaggcCTCAAAGGAAGAGCTCTGTGAAGCACTTCAAAAACGGCATCACGCAGCACACAACCCGACCGATGGTCTGGTCCTCATCACTGAGCTCCACAGGACGAGGACACACAGCAGCGCAGCAGAACACGGAGCCTCGGTCGTGAAGTCAATGGGCTCGAGGAGTCACAGGAAGACGCAGGCGGAGCAGTTGTGTGTGGAAGGGTGTTAGTTTCTGTCGAGGGAATCTCGGTGAAAGCAACGAGAGTTAGGGAGACAGAAGATAAGTCACAAGAGGCATCATCgtaagagagacagaggaagtggagggaaaTGTAAAAGCCATCATCGTTTAGGGTTATTCCTCTGTGGCAGCGGCTCAGTGGAGGTCAGTCTTGTGCCAGTGCGCAGTCTGCATCATGAAAACTGATTGATGATGCATccaggagaagaaaggaggcGTGCAGCTCTATACCGCCTCttcgtctttctcctcctctcccgttGTCACTTTTCTGTCCTTGTGGCTGCACTGCTTGACAGTCTGTTATGAGCTAAACCACAGAAGGAATTTATTACAGCTCAATTTTAATATGGTTGAGTGTTTCCTCCAAGGCCTAAAAACGAGAGGTCAACAAGTAGTCTAAGTACCATAAGTGAGCGCTACTGAGGGAGCCCAGAAAGCATCGATCACTACCCACTCTAAATGTTTTGG
This Cyclopterus lumpus isolate fCycLum1 chromosome 17, fCycLum1.pri, whole genome shotgun sequence DNA region includes the following protein-coding sequences:
- the tnn gene encoding tenascin-N; amino-acid sequence: MTTRLLWRALCLLVLLCTVSPLSSATNHPDPSAPEQGVTFSNVYRIDIPGSSSCKLELLPTQDKTGLQTETTTNGENDIIFRHNIKLQTPKCDCEESESFKSLLYRVNGLEEEVNYLKTQCTQGCCGRGRAAGVDTGCSGHGTYEPDTCSCLCNPGWEGPDCLVSSCPDECNDNGRCVNGKCECHQGHVGEDCSRLMCPDNCNDKGQCVDGKCVCFQHFTGEDCGVQKCPNDCAGNGQCVDGQCVCEEGFYGEDCSLVDSPQGLRLVQMTDVSLLVKWESVRGAEYYILTYHPKHDESTQEHIRVSNTDNSYLISGLTPGVTYIVQVFAVIKDIQSEADKIEATTDVSSIDGIRVLGHTEVSIQVDWKNPSAEVDHFRLTHTDPSGQKEEQNVQRNQEARTKHTIVGLFPGTEYRISVQAIKGITEGKPSSVTGATDIDAPTNLTTTEVTEDTATVSWDLVQAEIGGYMLSYTSAEGSSAEIPVGRDSTSYRLLGLKPGVLHTVYIWAFKGNKVSSKSSTVAETELDAPTNVLAQDETDSSFSVSWDHTQAEIDGYVLAYSSSEGSSEEIPVGSDTSYMLTGLRPGVLHTVYIWAIKGSKASRKSSTQAETELDAPANLSARDETESSFSVSWDPVQAEIDGYILTYNSSDGVSGEIPVGPDSTSYMLTSLKPGAFYTVYIWAIKGNKASRQISTQAQTELDAPANLLARDETESSFSVSWDPVQAEIDGYVLTYSTSDGSSGEIPVRSDSTSYMLAGLRPGVLYTVYIWAIKGSKASRKSSTNAETDIDAPKELKATDVTLESALLTWVPPLADIEGYVLVYSDENGNMETVEKQLDAPQSRFAVSSLETGKSYIVSIAAYRGNKRSEVVETIFRTVGLLYPFPMDCIQIMKNGNKKSGVYTVYINNDRSKPIEAYCDMETDGGGWLVLQRRTSGKLDFMKRWRQYIAGFGNMTEEFWIGLDKIYELTNTPTQYELRFDLGVGAERAYAVYDNFKIAPVKQKFKITIGKYSGTAGDAMTYHQGRPWTTVDNDNDIALGNCALVHRGAWWYKNCHLANINGKWGDNRHSLGVNWEPWKGHLVSLDFTEMKIRPVGASSSRKRRSLTAREKSTTTNLQKK